The Priestia koreensis genomic interval ATAGCAAAAGTTATAGTCAAAGCCAAAATAATATGAAAAACAAAAGCCAAAACACTCTAGAATTGCTATCATATGATACAAGGGAAGTATCTCTTCTTGATTCTCATACATATGAAGTGCATACTCGTGAGGAATATGGCATTACAAGTAAAGATGGCAAGACTAAGATTAATGAGTACAACAGCGAATATATCGTCGTTGATCACGACGGACAGCTATTTTTGCGAGAAACTCGTAATGTCGACCAAATATCAAGTCAAAGCGAATAAATAATTTGAACACGACCTCTGTTTCAATAGAAGTCGTGTTTTTTATCATTTGTCCATTTTAAAGAGTGAATGGTAAAATTATCTATAGTTAAAAAAAGGAGGGGCTTATTATTGAAAGACTTATAGAAAATATAGTAGCAAAAACAAAACAATCTCTTAACCTACATAACTATCACTTATTCCAGCATTCGATCAACCGCCACATTACAAATGATAAACAAACCACTTATCTTCTCACGATGGAATGGTTTCCGGAGCATGTCATTGATCGCGAAGAAGAATGTAATCCACCAGGGACGGTCGTAGTAGATGTGAATATCCATAGCGGAGAGATCGTTAGTATCATCACAGTAGAGGATACATCTTACACGTCGCTTATGAAATTTCAAACGTTTGAAGAAATGGTTTCACAGATTGAAACAATAACAGATTTAACATACGGAGCCCATTTTAAATTAAAGGAAGAAGAAGATCGCACGTATCGTTTTCAGGCTTATTTAGATGAAATTCTGTCTCCCATTGGAGAAATTGAAGTTTGCCTTGATGAGAATGGCCAACTTCTTTCTTATTTAAAATATGGAGATTTCCCTTTACGGTCTAGTCATAGTCAGCGCTCTTCGCTCAAAAAAGAAGAGTGCATGGATATTATTCAACAGCAGATACGCCTTATTCACATTCCGTCCTTTGAGGAAGAAGTACATATTCCTGTATATGGAATAGAAGAACTATATGTTGTAGGTGAAGACCGGTTTTTACGCCCCTATAATATCGTTCAACACAATGGGACGATCGTGGACGTTCATCAAGTGTTAACATGGGATACAACGCTTCAGGCTCCATTTGAACAAGGGAACGTTTCCTTTCAGGACAAAATTTCACTAGATGAGGTGAAACAAAGAGCGACTCATCCAGATTTGTTGCCGATTTCTGATGAGCAAAAGCAGTTATGTATAGCAGCTGTGACGGATTGCCTTCGTCAAGAGTTTCCAAACGATTCTGGGAAGTGGGAGCTTGCACGTATAGAGCGTCACAATGGATACATTCACGGAATACTTCATCCACTCGCTTCCCATGACCAACATTCGGCATTTAAAACAAAATGTACGATGATCATAAATCTTGAAACGAATAAAGTCATGACGTATATAAATAATGAAATGCTGATGGCACCATTTAAAGAGTTTACAGCAGCTCCAAAGGCTGTTGTCACAAAGGCAGAAGCGATAGAAAAACTGTTGTCTCGTATAGAGCTTAAGCCTCGTCATATTTTCAATGAAGAAAAAGATCAATATGTTCTAGCATCGCTCCTTGACTGTGATTATGGTGTTCATGCCGTAACGGGTGAGCTGCTGCGATTAGCAGATATTTAAGGCGAAAAGTGCAGTTTTGCTACTGCACTTTTCTTGACAAACAAAGTTCCTTCACCATACAATTATCTTGAATTAAAAATAAATGAATACATGATAATAATCATTTAATGGGGTGAGGATTTGATTCAAGTACATAAAGCAAACGCAAGACATGCGGTTAAGACGGATTGGCTAGAAAGTCACCTTAGCTTTTCATTTGGTCCGTACTATGATTCAGAGAATATTCAGTTTGGTCCACTTCGAGTGTTTAATGATGACACGGTACAGCCTGACAAGGGATTTGGAATTCACCCTCATCGGGAAGCAGAAATTGTTTCCATTGTTTTAAAAGGTCAGTTAAAGCATGAGGACAGTCTTGGCAATTCAGGAACGTTGCACGTAGGGGATGTTCAAGTAATGAGCGCAGGTACGGGCGCACTTCATTCCGAGTTTAATCCGTCGTCTACGGAAGAGACACAGTTTTTACAGCTTTGGTTTTTACCGAATAAAAGTCAGTTAACGCCTTCATATGAAGATGTATCTTATGACCAAGAACAGCTTCGTAATCAGCTTCTACCGATTATTTCGCACACACCATCCGCAAACGTAGCGAAAATTAATCAAGATGTGACTCTATATCTTTCAAAACTTGAACAGGGGAAAGAGTTAACGTTTGACCAACCAAAAGGTCGAAAAATCTATGTGTTTACGATTGAAGGCGAGCTCCGCTTAAATGCAGAAACTGTAGTAGAAAACCGCGATGCTGCAAGAGTAACAGATACGGAGAATCTTCATATTAAAGCATCAGAAGACAGCTTCTTTTTACTAATTGACCTACCAGGAGGGGAGTAACATATGTTAATGATTCGACATGCTATTGGCAGCCGCTTATTTTTGCAAACAGAAGATTATTCGATTACTCCTCGTGGAGAACAGTGGCTCATTTCTTGCCGCGCAACAGAAGAAGAACAAAGCAATTTACTAGAGTTTCGCCACGAACTGAACTTATTTCATGTGACCGATGAAAACAAAACGTGGTATTACTCCTCAAAAGGAGAAGTTCATGAAGGGAACGGAGCAATTACGATTGTTGCGGATCATCAAACCATATACCCGAAAGAAGAGAAGTAGTTCTCAAAAGAGAGAATCAACAAAAAAGTTGGTTCTCTTTTTTGTTTAAAGGAATTTACAGCTGTCTGTTTCTTACAAATAAAACTTATGATAGCCTTAGACTATTGTATTATCGCAAGGAAAATAATTAAGCATAGGGGGGATTATAGTGGATAAAGAAATAGAGAAAATAATTGTAAAAACATTTTTCACCAAAAGGCTACAAGACAGGGTTTTATTTGAAATGTCTTCAGCTAAGAAACGCAAAGATGCTTTAAGTCGTCTTTGTCATTCTTATGGAACAACTCTTCGTAATGAGTATATGGTAGATATTCCGAAGCCAAATTCCGACCCCGAAGCAATAGCAAAGGTATTAAAGCAAAATGGAGCCGGGAATTCCTGTTATGTACTTTCCTGGAATGAAGAAATTGATGGACAAAAACTACCATTATTGACTGCCTTAGAACATGCTGTCGGGATGGGGATGCCCTCAATTATTTCATGTATACCCGATAAACTTGCTTATTTTGAAGGTGAGCTAGAAGCTCTTCCTCCCCCAAGATTTTTATTAAAAAGGCCATAACAAAGCGACCTCGTATGTAAATAAGTTTACTGAGGTCGCTTGTTTTCTATTATATCTTTGTTTGTTATGTGCTCTTAATGAATAAAATCCATCCACTTCTTATGCGTGGCTGTTTCGTCTTCCTGTTCTTCTTAAAACAAAGCTAACAATTAGGATTAAGATAATTGCTCCGATGATTGAAGGGATGATAGCAAAGTTACCGATTACAGGTCCCCAGCTTCCTAAAATAAGTCCACCTAACCAAGAACCAATAAAACCAGCGATAATATTTCCGATAATACCTCCAGGGACGTCACGTCCTACGATTAGTCCAGCAAGCCACCCAATAATTCCACCTACGATTAAAGTCCATATAATTCCCATTTTTAATTTCCTCCTTCTAAGTTAGTTAATTATTTCTACCCCTTCCGAAAAATTGTTAATCATTTTTCATCAAAAAATAAGGAATTTTTACTGAAGAAGAAAACACAGGAGCGGTGAAGACTCTCTTATAAACGATTAAAATTAAACATTCCTTTTGATGCATAAGTGTCTTTTTCTATCGTACATAGAGAAAAAAGAAGGTGAAAAGGGGACCGTTACGTTACGAGAGATCGCATTCTAAAATAAATGAGGGGAAGCGCCATATACAGAAAAAGTAGAGGTTAATAAAAAACACGTATCACCGCGTAGTGCCAGTGATACGTGTTTAACAAAAAATAAAGAGATCCTATTCGTGTTTTAATATTTATAAGATTGCCCGCCATCGATTGGAATAACTGTGGCATTAATGAAGTTTGCTTGATCAGATAGAAGGAAGGCAACTAAGTAACCTACTTCTTCCGGTTTTCCAAATCGTTTCATTGGATTAGTCTCAACGAATTGTTTTCCTACTTCTTCCCAATTTTCAGGATCAATTTGTTTTAGTGACCCTTCAACCATTGGAGTCATAATGGCACCAGGAGCGATTGCTTTAATACTAATTCCATATTGACCATATTCAATACCAGAGTTTCGTGTTAATCCAACTACGCCATGTTTACTAGCTGCATAACCAGATTGACTTCCGATTCCACGAATACCACCTACTGAAGCAGCATTAACAATTGAGCCAAAACCTTGTTTGCGCATCACTTTTAATACGTATTTTAGACCGAAAAAGACACCATTTAAGTTCACGTCCACTACTTTTTGAAATTCGTCGGTACCATACTCTTCTGTTAGGCTTTGTTTTCCTTCAATTCCTGCATTGTTGAAAAAAGCATCAATTTTCTCAAATGTCTCTACTGTTTGATTAATAAAACTTTCAACTGCTTTTTCGTCCGTTACATTTGCTGTAATAAGCAATACTTCTGCACTTGGAACAGCTTCTAGAACTTTTGCTTTTGTTTCTTCTAATGAAGAAGAATTCAAATCAACGAGTGAAAGTTTTGCTCCTTCTTTCGCTACTTGTAAAGCAGAAGCTTGTCCAAGTCCAGATCCAGCACCTGTAATTAAAACTACTTTTCCATCAAAACGATTTGTCATTGAAAATTCCTCCCTAATGATTTTTATAAAATTATTTTTAGTTGAGTACTCTCTAACTAAAGATCTATACGTATGTCAGGCTTTACTAATAGCTACAACATGTATTACTGAGCTGTATATCCACCGTCTAAAGTTAAGCTACTACCCGTCATAAACGAAGAGTCATCAGATGACATGAATAAAACTGCTTTTGCCATTTCTTCTGCTTTACCTAAGCGTTTTAAAGGTGTAATAGAAGCTAATGCTTGTTTGTCCTCTTCCGGTATAATAGGGGTATCAATAAACCCAGGGCACAGTGCGTTAATGCGAATATTTTGATCCGCATATTCAAGGGCAAGGGAACGAGTTAAGTTAATAACGCCACCTTTTGCAGCATTATAAGCCGCTGAGCCAGGTGAACCTACCCATCCATACATAGAAGCCGTATTAACAATCGTACCGCCGCCTGTTTTTAACATGTTACGGATGGACTCACGTGCTACTAAAAAGACCCCGTCTAAGTCAACGTTTACCGTTTTGCGCCATTCTGAATATTCCAAGTCATGTGAAGGGTGAACACGACCGATTCCTGCATTATTGAAAACGACATCTACTGTCCCAAATGTAGAAACAGCTTGTGCAAAGATATTTTCAACTTCTTCTTCACTCGTAATGTCAGCTTTTATGAAGAGAACATGCGGTGTGATCGCTTTCAATTCTTCTTCAAAAGCTTTTCCTTTTTCTTCGTTTAAGTCCACCAAAACGACTTTGGCACCCTCTGAAACAAATAAACGTGCTGTTTCTGCTCCAATACCAGAAGCTCCTCCAGTTATAACGGCTACGTTATCTTGTAATTTCCCCATTTCTAATCCTCCCAGCATGATGAATCAGCTATCATATTTTGAACAAAAATGCTAGATTAGTTTTATACATGTGCGTTTTTGTTCACAATTTAATTTTACTCCTCAGCTTATATTTAACAATCATTAATATTTCAGCAAGTGTCTACTAGATAGACACTCGAAGAGAATGTGTCTATTTTTAGGGAGGTTTTTTTATGCACAGCGAACAAAGTGAAGAATCAAAGCGCCAGCATCGAACGAAAGAACACTTAAAACAAGCGCTGATTAAACTCATAAAAGAGAAGGGGTATCATAATGTAACGGTTAAGAATATTGTTGATTCTGCTGCTTACAATCGGAGTACCTTTTACATTCATTATCCTGACAAAATTGAACTTGCCAACGATCTGCTGGCCAACATGCTTCAAGGTCTAGAAAAATCATTAGGAATGCCGTATCAGAGGGGACATAAAAAGTACACAGCTAATCTCAATGAGCTCTCTCTTGACATCGTCTTCTACATCTATAACAATCGCCATTTTTTTGAGCTCATTAATCAGGACGATACGTTGCCAGGATTGCATATACAGTTTCCGCAAACAATTGTGAAAATATATAAAGAGCAATTTGTTTTTGAAACGATTAATCGTATACCCGTCAATATGGAATATTTTAAACGCTATACAGCTTATGGATTTTATGGGCTTCTTCAAAATTGGATACGAAATGGTTTTCAAGAAACACCGCAGGAATTTATCCGTGAAGTAATTGATTTAGCAAAAACACATATCTATTCAATCGAGTATATCGGAAATGAACCATCAATTAACGGAAGGAGCAATTAAATACATGGATGTATGGAAATACAATTTAGTGAATGATACAATCAGCCAAAACCCTGGGTATTTGCTTCCTAACGAGATGCATTTTGACATTTACATTGGGCCAGATCAAGAGCTTTG includes:
- a CDS encoding SDR family NAD(P)-dependent oxidoreductase produces the protein MGKLQDNVAVITGGASGIGAETARLFVSEGAKVVLVDLNEEKGKAFEEELKAITPHVLFIKADITSEEEVENIFAQAVSTFGTVDVVFNNAGIGRVHPSHDLEYSEWRKTVNVDLDGVFLVARESIRNMLKTGGGTIVNTASMYGWVGSPGSAAYNAAKGGVINLTRSLALEYADQNIRINALCPGFIDTPIIPEEDKQALASITPLKRLGKAEEMAKAVLFMSSDDSSFMTGSSLTLDGGYTAQ
- a CDS encoding SDR family oxidoreductase; this translates as MTNRFDGKVVLITGAGSGLGQASALQVAKEGAKLSLVDLNSSSLEETKAKVLEAVPSAEVLLITANVTDEKAVESFINQTVETFEKIDAFFNNAGIEGKQSLTEEYGTDEFQKVVDVNLNGVFFGLKYVLKVMRKQGFGSIVNAASVGGIRGIGSQSGYAASKHGVVGLTRNSGIEYGQYGISIKAIAPGAIMTPMVEGSLKQIDPENWEEVGKQFVETNPMKRFGKPEEVGYLVAFLLSDQANFINATVIPIDGGQSYKY
- a CDS encoding GlsB/YeaQ/YmgE family stress response membrane protein → MGIIWTLIVGGIIGWLAGLIVGRDVPGGIIGNIIAGFIGSWLGGLILGSWGPVIGNFAIIPSIIGAIILILIVSFVLRRTGRRNSHA
- a CDS encoding pirin family protein produces the protein MIQVHKANARHAVKTDWLESHLSFSFGPYYDSENIQFGPLRVFNDDTVQPDKGFGIHPHREAEIVSIVLKGQLKHEDSLGNSGTLHVGDVQVMSAGTGALHSEFNPSSTEETQFLQLWFLPNKSQLTPSYEDVSYDQEQLRNQLLPIISHTPSANVAKINQDVTLYLSKLEQGKELTFDQPKGRKIYVFTIEGELRLNAETVVENRDAARVTDTENLHIKASEDSFFLLIDLPGGE
- a CDS encoding TetR/AcrR family transcriptional regulator: MHSEQSEESKRQHRTKEHLKQALIKLIKEKGYHNVTVKNIVDSAAYNRSTFYIHYPDKIELANDLLANMLQGLEKSLGMPYQRGHKKYTANLNELSLDIVFYIYNNRHFFELINQDDTLPGLHIQFPQTIVKIYKEQFVFETINRIPVNMEYFKRYTAYGFYGLLQNWIRNGFQETPQEFIREVIDLAKTHIYSIEYIGNEPSINGRSN